The Glycine soja cultivar W05 chromosome 9, ASM419377v2, whole genome shotgun sequence sequence CTCCGAGGCTGTGAAATGGCAAAGTTCAAGAAGCAACCAAGGGAAAGTCACATTGAAGCTAATTAATAATGTTGTACCCAGGAGTTTGGTATTCGGACTTATAGTTATAAATGTGCGGAAAAAATTCCAGTACTGCAAAAGATATTTGAGGCCGAAGAACATATTTCCATGCGAATAATGCACTTTTGCAGATTCCCCTAGGCACAATGGCCGGCTTCTTTCAACTACCCAACGAACCTAGCTAATTTAATAATAAGTGTGCAcgaaagaatattttaattttaggctATCATTATAGATAATAGCTAGGCATAAAACGTATACGTATGCACTGAATTGAATTGTAATTAAGATCCATCGAGGAGAAATGCTAACTAAAtgcattataatttattttatcgaTAAATGTTATTAAATGCAGTATATATAATTGAGgatgtatttaaataaatatctcaattaagtGTTTACGTAATAATTTCTTATCACATAATGATTTaggtttaaattttgttatgaaaATTGTTAGAGTTAAGTTAAAATGAACTtattagaaatataaataattttgtgaacttatataaaaaaaagtttcatatAAGCTCTTCGAAATATTCCCTTGTTACATAGAGTTATATTAGTgttatttgtaaattattttatatatgtgctTGTTGAAGGTTGGAATTTGCCCCGATTCTATATAGGAACATCTATCTCCAGATCTCCTAACTCTAAAAGATATGTAAAGAGAATATATGTGTATGTACGTACAATTTATTCTTATCTATAATTTGATCAATGTAATTAATAAGATTCGGAGTTGATACACGTTAGTGGATGTGACTAAGATGAGTTTCGGATTTCACACCTCAACTTGGAGATACACATTTGTTAAGAGAATAGGAGGGGGACCTACAAAAATAAAGAACTCTGACGCTTAAGTAAGATAAAACAAGTATATGAGTTAAGAGATAAAACAAGTATATGCATAAATGTAAGCTCGAGTGAGCGATACAGAGATATGTGCATAGGCTTGTTGCTTGTGTGTTGGTGTGTGAGATTGTGTTGATGATTTGATGAAACTTGATATTTATAGGAATAGAGCATAGTTGCgggtccttgtttgtaggggCCATTATAGCCTTTGCAGATAATTTTCGACTTATAGATAATAGCTAGTAGCTTGTAtataatgttagagataaactGTAGCTTATAGATAAAAGCTAGTAGATAATTGTACCTTGTAAATAACGTGTGACCTGATAACTGATGTGCATAAGtagattatgtaattaaaacatataagaaTTAACAATATTCTCCCatttttattgcttctttttgtGTGAATAATTGGAATTTCGACATCTTCTGAGTTTTTGTGCAGTATGTTCCTTAAACTGCTAATTCATActattttgatgatttttatttCGCAGATATACAAGCACGGGATAGAGAGAGAAGTTGAAGCCTAATGGTTCGCGCTTAGCGAGCTGTCGCTTAGCAGGAGGGTTTCGCTTAGCATAGAGAAGCATCATAGAGAACTTGCAGTCAGGCGAAAGGGCGCTTAGCGCACATGGTGCACTTAGCGCCTAGccacttactcgcgcttagcgcgcatatTCGCTCAACGCGTAGTTGCGGAATCTCAAACTCAGGAAGGGGTTTTAAGCGAAAATCAGAGAGAAGAATAGGGAGGAttcattcaaaagaaaaaaatccctAAAGTTTGAGCTAGAGGAAAAAGACAATCATTGGGAGCCCAATCTCTTCCACCGATTCACCTTCATTTCTTATCCCTTCACCTTTTACATCCTTTTGTTCATTTCAGCCCTTCATGACCATGAAGGACTAAACAACCCATTATTGGGGAGCTTTCCATCAAACTCTCTTGATGTAAAGactcttactatctatttaatattattgctaGTTTCATTGTTCCTTCGTGTGTTTATTTCCATGTACTTGGTTTGATCATCCATTTATATGCTATGTTAGGGTTTAAGCATTGGGAAATGTGGTTAATCCTTAGAACTTGGAAGAGCATCTAAAATGCTTCATTGCTAGGGATAATGTGAGGTAGTTTAGCCGAGTTGTACACTTCTATTAATAATGCAGCTCAACTAGTTTAATTCTTGAGGGATTAAGAAAGAAACTATGGGAATTAGGCTCTCTTGTGTGAGGAATCACGGTTAGAGTAATTTCATAGACGTAGTTGATAActagaatattattaaatagagaaaaattaccCAATTACATCAAGAGAAATTTCGGTAGGGAGCCCCCAACATAATCAACTCCTGCATTCGATTTTCGTCATCAATctcagtttttgttttctttactcAGTTTTAGTCTAAAATCACATCATCATCTAATTTGCAACCAAAAATGATTCACTTAGCATTTCCCCAATTCATTCATTAATTGCACACAAATTGAATATGCATTAGTTGAGTTCAAACAAAATTCATGTGGAAATGATACTCGATTTTACTGTTTTAAAATACTACTTGAACAAATTTGTGTACTTGTTAATTAGTTAACATCAccttataaataattaactacttgcaaatagataaaagatatttaaatatattcaaatatgaaTAGGTTAGAGATAACTTGTTAGTTAAGGAGTCCGACGGTTAAGGATTGAGTGTCCGTGTTCCTGTTGCAGGATTGACGTGGAAGGTTGACACGTGTCTTAgagtgccacaaaggatgtcaCATGTATTTTATACGTCTTGgcattacaataaatatatgaaattaattttgccCAAAGGGGGGCCAATATATTCTTatctatattttgtgaatatatatggAAGTAAGATCAAAGCATATattacaagtaaaaaaaattaagtaccaCATGCATAATGtacataataaatttgatatatataaccatcatataaaaataatagatatcaATTagaatataatagaaaatatcaccttataattttaatttatggagGACAATATTAGAGCATCTTCAATGCATAGTTATTTAGATATGTTGTTTATCATAATTTTGTGAGACCTTACAATTCTAcatagatttaaatttaaaccaTGTACATGAAATTTATTACAATGCTAAGATTGTTAAAGtgagtaattaatttaattttacggGTCCTacaatacttaaaaaatattctatttatgatataaatttgtCTTACAATGGTTACGTCATTTGTtcatatgagaaaaaaattaaataatattatttaaagttaaacaACTCATATAAATTCATTGGAGATGCTCTTAGTTTATTTCCTCCAACAAAAAGTGAATGAGTTTCAGGCAAGATGCAAAAAGTAACTAATTCAAGAAAAGTCAAGACATAATATTTGTAGAATTTGAAGTTGTGATCATTGTTGTTTtaaagagtaaaaataattaattatcatatttatagtAAATTAGTATTTAAGTGGAGGTAAGTTGTGCTTCTTGGTTATCTCTCTAAGAATGCATTCAATACTTTTCTTCTTAGGCATCTTTTAATCtagaagaaatataaaaatataaaaattatataaattgataACAAATTTCAATCACATTGAGTGAAAACAGACTTTTATTATAGTCAAATATTATTAcccaaaaatttaataaaaaataattgaatcatGCCATTGTCATGTTTACAGTTAGGTTTATAATTTGTCTTAAGCccattaataaaaaagttagtAATTATATTAAGGGTAGGAGGATAAGCGGATTAGTTTGGGTTGAATTTGATTAAATCTATAATTCATCCTAATCAAATTTGACAGTTAGGGTTggtttatattgtttttaagaaaaaaatgaaactaaaccTAAATCAACTCATTTGTAAACAATTTGAATTGGTTTAGACCAacagataaaaatatttaattttgtctattttttaacaaatattttttataagttaaatttttttattgaatgagaCATGATTGtttcttattaaattttttattaaaaataaaattttgggaTAATGTCACACCCCACTTTACTCCATTGACTCCTATCTATTTATCTATTCATGAGAATAGAAAATTAAGTATATCATATTCAAGATAAGAAGTTTTAATAAGAATGGTGACGATGAGTTTCAAACACTTTTTTCtatcaaaatcaattggacATTACGAGACCTACTCTTTGTAAATaaatccaaaatatttttaaagtccGTCTAAAGTGACTTTAATCAATGAAACCCTTGTCATTTTGATCCTGAGATACATTGATATTTACTCAATTTAGGTCAATAAGTTTATATAATCAATAGTtaataatgttttcttttttagatttaaaaatatatattatatattacatacattaacaataataataatataaattaatgggTTAATAGGTATGTGAGTTTAGATATTAAAACCTATGACTCAACTCAAAACTCAACCGATTTGATTAGTTTGATTCGAGTTTGactcaaatacaaaaattatccAACTCAAATGATTTAGATTGATTTGAATCAATTCGAATTCGCCGATAACCTACGTTCGCCGTCCTTAATTAAGGGACACACAATTATAGTTACTAATTGAATAAATTAAGAGTAATAAAAATGTGTAAACACCAATGagatttttattcaataaattttcaatGCCATCCAAGTTACTAGAATAGCAATTTtaagagttaaaaattaaatattctacTTCATATTATCTTAACTatttgtgtgtgtgcgtgtgacCAAGAGCCATGCGTGGCAAATGGCAGCCACCATCGACGCCGTGCTTGTACCACCACACAAATCACTCTACAGCATTCTCACTTCAAAAAGTCATTTTCAGTACTAACAGTTGGAAAGGCCCAGAAAGCACGATTTGCGCATTTGCATGTAACTCTCCGCTCGAGATTTTCTGCAACGAAATCCTCTTATCTTTGAGGATCCCATTCAGGctcgcttcttcttccttcgtgATGAAAGTTAAGTGAAGTGTCGaattttttagtgtgttttgtTATTTTCGATGTGATAAGGCTAACCAAAAATAACGGTAATGATATAGGTGTGacaaaataaatgtaattttaggAATATCAGTGTAATACATGTTAGTTAAACTAAGAAAAGATTAATATAGTTTGTtgttctataaaataaaataagtaatatgagaaagataaataaaataaataagttataaaaaattatatgaaaacatTAGTATAAAATTCCATAGCTTATTTCTAAGGGGTCTCTATAAAGAAATGTTggtaaaaatatgtataattttaatgaatttcaattaattataattgtgtTTAGAAGAGTGAATTAATCACATTTATTTACTAATATTTAagtattactttttaaaaacaaaacaagaatttCCATGTACCACTAGATTTTCCATAACCACTCCCACTAGTAAAGCATAGTTGCCAACATATCTATTGCTTTTCATTTTGTTCCACATACATGGTTTTCCATTATATATAGAACTTCCTTGCTTGGAGAAAGAATCTAAAAGGATCACGGCATATATAGAGAAGTAGTACTACACTCACAACACATAACCCACTTAAGCATAGGAGATAGAGAAGAGCTAGAGAGAAAGCTTAGCTAGATagcagaaaattttaaaatggaatGGAGGTCATATTATCTGGATATGGTGCTTGTACCATTAGCATATATGGTAACTGTTGCTTATCATGTTTGGTTGTGGCATAAAACTCGTACAGAGCCTTTTTCCACCACCATCGGAATCAATGCTCATGCACGACGCTTCTGGGTGCCTGCCATGTTGAAGGTAAATAACTAATCATATCTCCATGAAAACCTTAACAATTATGtatattgtaattttgtttttgattccTCTAGTTCATCCTAGCTTATCACTCTTAATGAAAACATGCATATGATAGAGCTAGcactaatttaaaattctgaacATAGATACATCCAACTTTTCAATTCCATACCAATAGACTtagtttttcatatatattatatcaatTTCCATCCCTTTTTTTGTTACTTCCAATATTTCAACAAAGTAGACACTTTGTTAAGCTCTCTCATTTGTTACATAACTATGCGTTAGTCGATCTAATTAACCAGCTAGGCGTGTGTTAATTTGGTGAATAAATCTAATGGCTGATTATGAAacgattttgatttgtttgccggccctctttaatttttctatgCATGCACCAAATTTGATGTTATCTCGCTACGGTGATGCTTGGAATTGTGAAAAAACAACTTCATAAATTAAAGGTGGTGtattttgaaatcttttgtttacgAGGGTTCTGGActctgacaaaaaaaaaaagatctttCAAGAGTTCCGTTCATTTAAAAATCGTGTTTACTGTATAGTATTCATGAATTTCAGGTATCTTTGCTGTGATGTTTATCATTTTAGCATCTTAAATATTTTGAGAGAATCAACATACAATTGGCTGGCCGAGGTTTAGGAACTTTTGACTATGTAACGTGGGGCCTTTTGCAAAATATGAACCATCCCACCACTTTCATTTAAAAGTGGGTAGGtaatttcagaagaaaaaaataaataaaaaataaaaaaactccaCTTTGAAAATGTTTCCTCTTCACAATGCAtaactttatcttttttgtCTCAATGCTAATTTAGCTAAGAGGGTATTTGTTTCTTTTCCCCCAATTTTGAAGAGTCTATTCACAATTAATTCCGAGTCATATAATAAGCTAGTGCTTCAATTCCGAAAAGACTAGCTAGATATTTAACTTAATGTCCATAATCAAATAAATGCTTGTAGAGGGTTAATCCCAAAACActataaaaaatgtttcaaaaacataataatatatcTTACTCACGCATAATATCATCAAAATtggatacaaattaaaatttttagttgCAACTTAGTATCTACAATAGGTTTTAAAAAgtatctaaaaatataaaatttagatatatatatcttgtctagataaaaaatcatgatataTATGTTTGGAATAGATTCCATAAAACTGAAACAacccttttgattttgaaatgtatTTTGATATGTATGTATTCTTCCGACCTTAAATCTTAATTTGATATAATTAGATCAGTTCACTTCATTCGAAGTATTATTCATTTTGATATTGATCTAAATTTCACCATTTTTcccttaaaaaagaaacatttaaAGAGTAAAAGTATGATATTCAAaccaatatcaaaataaataatattttaaatggaaCAATCTTAATTAAAGAGGTAACAGATTTGAggtgaaaatatatatacacatgaaaaaaggtgagaataaTTAAAGTgtgttttgtttgtatttttattttctgttttcattttttgaaaactatttttattttcaaaagattaaaattctgaaaatatatttgttttgacttcttgttttttgctttcaagaaatataaacactaaaaatgtgttttaaaaaaaatgtatttttaaatttgcttaaaattacattctttacatttttgtcaatttttatgttaaataaagAAACTCAAAGATTAACATTTATATCCATGGCAGGACATTGAAAAGAAGAACATTTTGGTAGCACAAAGTCTTCGAAATTTGATCATGGGATCAACCCTAATGGCCACCACGgccattctcctctcagctggCTTGGCAGCAGTAATAAGCAGCACTTACAGTGTGAAAAAGCCTCTTGATGATGCTGTCTATGGTGCTCACAGCGAATTCATGGTAGCACTAAAATACGTGACACTCCTCACCATATTCTTGTTCTCATTTTTCTGCCACAGTCTCTCAATTAGGTTCCTCAACCAATTGGCCATCCTCATTTGCGCACCACAAGACGCAATGTCATTGGTGACCCCAGAGTACTTAACCGAGATTTTGGAGAAAGGAACTTTTTTGAACACTGTTGGGAACAGGATCTTCTACTCAGCACTTCCTCTTTTGCTTTGGATCTTTGGGCCAGTGCTGGTTTTCTTGTGCTCTATTGCAATGTTGCCCGTGTTTTACAACCTTGACTTTGTTTGTGGGAGAGTAAAAGCAAAGATGGTGGTGATCAATGATAAAAGTGACTTTGCTTgatgtattaatattattattattcagctAAGACTAAGAACATGGAATAGATAAGATTAGTATATATTGGGTATGCGTCATCATGCGTATGTGTTGTTTACTTGTTTACAACTTTTATGTTGTAAAGGTAGTGGTATTTTACTCGCACAAAATAATTAAGTGCATGCATGTCGAAGCGCTTTACCGAAATAATTCAAAATGGCTTTTGATAAGTGGCTTTGATTATGATTACCATTAGCCTTTTTATGTGTCTCCATGCCATAGCCTTTTTATTGTAGCACTAGAAAGTTCTTTTCTTTGCTGAATGAAATAGGAGATCATGTAACGT is a genomic window containing:
- the LOC114425886 gene encoding uncharacterized protein LOC114425886 codes for the protein MEWRSYYLDMVLVPLAYMVTVAYHVWLWHKTRTEPFSTTIGINAHARRFWVPAMLKDIEKKNILVAQSLRNLIMGSTLMATTAILLSAGLAAVISSTYSVKKPLDDAVYGAHSEFMVALKYVTLLTIFLFSFFCHSLSIRFLNQLAILICAPQDAMSLVTPEYLTEILEKGTFLNTVGNRIFYSALPLLLWIFGPVLVFLCSIAMLPVFYNLDFVCGRVKAKMVVINDKSDFA